DNA sequence from the Betaproteobacteria bacterium genome:
CAGGTGCTTGCGGTAGTCTTGTTCCAGCGAACCCTGGGGCGGGGGCAGGGAAGGGCCTTGCGGGTTGTACACCAGGTTGAGTTGCAGTCCCGTGCCTGGCTTGCCGTAGCCCAGGGCATTGAGCCGGTGCAATCCCTCGATGCTTTTTCCGAACACGCCCTTGCCGCGTTGCTTATCGACGTTGTTTTCCAGGTAACAGGGCAGGGAGGCCGTCACCTGCACGCTATTGCCGGCGAGAAATTGCGCCAAGTCCTCATGCCCAGGCTCTTCGAGAATGGTGAGATTACAACGGTCGGTGACTTGCACGCCCAGGGCGCGGGCTTCCGAAACCAGATGACGAAAGTGCGGGTTGAGTTCCGGCGCACCGCCCGTGATGTCCAGGCTCTGGATCGCGCGCACACGCGCAAATTCGATGACCGTCTCCACTGTTTCGGCGGACATTTCCTCGGTGCGGTTCGGTCCGGCGTTCACGTGGCAATGCACGCAAGTCTGGTTGCAGCGGTAACCGAGATTGACCTGCAACGTGGAGAGCGCCCCGCGGCGCAGGCGGGGAAAGCCCCGGGAGTTCAACATTGGAAGGGTGTCATGCATAACCATGCCTCTTATTGGTCTCTTACTGTTGGGCGCGCCATGTCAGGCATGGACCCGCCGCCCGCGACATCGTACTCTATGGGAGGGCCCCAGACGTTATACGTGCACAATCCGCCAGGCGGATGCGGGGTGAGCGAACGATAGGGAGGAAAACATGAGGGTTTCGGTCTGGATTTTGGCGCTTGGGCTGCTGGGGTGGGTGTACCTCGCTTCCTTTCCAAGCCCCGAAGGTAAACGTGTCGTTGATGGACGTGCGGATCGCCCACGCGGGAGTCATTGAACAAGAATACGCGCT
Encoded proteins:
- a CDS encoding radical SAM/Cys-rich domain protein — translated: MHDTLPMLNSRGFPRLRRGALSTLQVNLGYRCNQTCVHCHVNAGPNRTEEMSAETVETVIEFARVRAIQSLDITGGAPELNPHFRHLVSEARALGVQVTDRCNLTILEEPGHEDLAQFLAGNSVQVTASLPCYLENNVDKQRGKGVFGKSIEGLHRLNALGYGKPGTGLQLNLVYNPQGPSLPPPQGSLEQDYRKHLGEHYGVQFNSLYTLTNMPIQRFGSTLVSKGQFDQYMNLLVHAFQPANLEGVMCRSLISVDWQGHVYDCDFNQMLGIPMHAGGRIRPRLSDLLKTDLEGNSIAVFDHCFGCTAGQGSSCGGALAA